Part of the Branchiostoma floridae strain S238N-H82 chromosome 11, Bfl_VNyyK, whole genome shotgun sequence genome, TTTGAAATCCTCCAAAAACAGGGGTAAATGCGGGTAACAGAAAGCATACATGTAACCGACGACGCTTGATTTCTGTAGAGACGCTTGGATGGGTACCGTAGAGTTGTTTGCTATTGCCTTCGCCAATAAGtttatattttgtgtatgtgtgcatctacgtgtgtgtgtgtgtgtgtgtgtgtgtgtgtgtgtgtgtgtgtagaagacaagcataactcgagaatgcctggatggatcgAATTGACATTTGATAAGatctgaaaacgattagattttggggaCTCTAGGGgattgttacggtactgcagttcCGGGTTTTTATCTccagttctggacatgctttcGTCATGacttttgagtggtagatagctctttggGCCAAAAGTAAGtgctgtaggtttgggccccctagcggctttttttttaacaacagaGACCAGTTTAGTGGCTTTGAAAGTAGCAACTCAAGAGGGGGTTGACAGATCGTCGTGGTTTTTAGTGGTGCTTCATATAGTCGAATACTAATTGCATGATTAGTTCGGAAATTGTCTAAACCCACTCTGTTCTATCataggactattgcaacatgtgacatctgtaaccgaaaaaaaaaatacgcatTCTCTTATCTTTCCTCCAGATCCTCTAAGACAGCAGAAAAAATGACTCGATTCGGAATACGTATGTCGAGAAAGACCCGACAAACGGTGTCCTTCATATCAGGGGTCGTCATCGGATTTTGGATAATGCTCACAATCATGACCCATGTACCTGACAAAGATATGACCAGCCCTGTGTCTTCTACATCAGAATGGACGCCCGGCGTTCCTAAAGAAGGTTGGCAAGCAGGGTACGGGCCAACAAGTCTCGAAAGTAATCAGAAGCATATCTACATTGGTGTCATGACAGCAAGAAAGTATCTAAATTCGAGAGTTGTTGCCGTCTACGAAACATGGGGGAAACAAGTTCCGGGAAAAGTCGAATTCTTCTCCGCCTACGATCCAAAACATCGAACTCCCAGGGGAATCCCGGTCGTCACCAATATCCCTGGAATCGACGACACCTACCCGCCTCAGAAGAAGTCCTTCCTGATGCTGAAGTACATGCATGACTTTTACATTGACAAGTATGAGTGGTTCATCCGAGCAGATGATGATGTTTACATCCGAGTGGACAAGCTACAAAAGTTCTTGCGATCTGTAAATTCCAGTAAACCTCTTTACATCGGGCAATCTGAGTCCAGCCAGAAAAACGAAAGGTTAAGCATGAGTTCCAGTGATAGCTTCTGTTTGGGAGGACCTGGCGTGATCTTGAGCCGAGAAACGCTGCGGAGAATAGCCCCACACATTTCACACTGCTTGAAGAACATGTACTCCAAACACGAAGACGTGGAGATCGGGAGATGTATCAAGCGATTTGCGAACGTTTCCTGTACCCGCGCTTCTGACACTGAGCGTATATTCTTCAATGActtaaaatgttacaaaaagggAAGTGTGCAGCACCTGTATCCAGGTTTAGTTCAACATGTCATCACCGTTCACCCAAACAAAGGTCCAAAAGATCAGTACAAGTTCTACACATACTTCTCAGCCCTCAGACTTGAGGTATTACAGCAGCGGATGCTCGAGCTTTTTCGTACCATTGATAAAATGACCAATGAGCTTTAAAAGCGACAGTCTACTGGTCACTTGTCCAATGGAATCAAAGGACGATAACGGTAAGACTTTACAATTGTCCTCAGATAAATCTCGTAGAAACAGTTACTATAGTATGGGCTTAGCATGATAACATGTGTAACATATTGAGAAACAAACGTTTCGGAGTTTATTGCACAACCCAGCTACCAGTTACTACTGGTGAAGTTATAACAGATTATTATTTTCTTCgttctttcatttcattaaagaacatgaaattttatttatttatttattgaaatacCTCTAATACTTATGTACATTACTATTGAATCTCAGCCTATAAGATATCTTCTATCACTAAATGACCGACATTATTAATAAAGCATCACACAACGAGTGTCTTCGAGTCCATGTCACACATTgtcgttcattcatttatcctCAGGGCTGCAATACCACAGATTTTTACCTGTCGGGCATCAATATGGCACCTTACAGGTTTGGGTTGCATTTAGAGTTTAGTACCTTTAATTCaagggggtcagaggtcactgaaAGTGGTGACCACACAGGTGTGGGTGTGGCATACAGGTAGCTTAACTTCTCTGCATACATGATTAACTTAAGGACGGTCCAATACCATCAATGGGGAACGCAAATGCTTGAGGATGATAAAAAAAGCACATAAACGTGATACAAAAGACTAGCTGGAAATTTTTCGGAATTGTACATGCATTAGCAACAGGACTGAAACAAACTTACCGGTAATGATTTTTGGACGGAGCAGTGAAAATGTATTGATACCATTTTACCCCTGCTCCAGATATTACATGTTATCGCCCTTTTGGAATCCTCTGAAAGCAGGCACAAGATGTGAGTGACACAGAGTATGGATATCTAGGGTAACATGGCGCTTAGATTTCTTTGGCAACCTTTCTAACAGGTAAGACTATGTCAGATCACTTCTAATTTTCTAACCTTTTCGGTGCAACAGCTCTTTCGTGCGTCACATGAAGTAGCCCCAGTCGCTTACTTTATGTAAGTCAACATTCAAGTAGATTAGGATGGTTGGTTAAGGTTGGTGTCAGATAGAAATTGTTGAGTTTTCAGTCTCTTCTTCCAGGTGGTGTATTTGGGTGACTCATGGGAAGACATGTATATGTCTATGTTCTAATGCGGCTGTAATGTCATGAACaggttttttattatcattttactCCCGAAGTCACTATTCTATATAACCTTGTATTCTCTAAGAGCCCGGTCACATAAGACGTGCAATTGATCGTCGTACGATTACAGACTGATGGAATTCTTGGGATAGCCGTACATGTGTTGTACAACATTTAGCAGTCATGATTCTGAGAAAGCTGTCTAAAATTCTTGTCAGCGACTGGTTCTGCCACATCatggcctgcttgaaaattctacaacaTCAAACTCGTATTAAAGATGACATGACCAATAGTCATTGTGTCGCGCCGTAACCATCggatgcagggctcgaaataccacctgcatatgcaggttagtgcagataaaattggagctgtgcaggtatttttggtgtctacctgcacctaacctgcatatgcaggtggtatttcgagccctgcatccGATGGTTTTATACATAACTTTCATATGatgtgtatatagtgtatatggattgttattagctgcattgactgttaccacctataaagtgtaaaagaaaacatagcaatagttcctgaataattttagtacttcctaaattcagagtggcgcaggtaaaatttgcctggtgcaggtaactttcgatgttacctgcaccagtgaaggtatgcagaaaaaagtatttcgagccctggggtGTTATGTAAGCTTGGTGTTGGTTGCCTAAGACAACCGTTAATGCTATGTAAGCTTAATAATGGTTGCCAAATGAAAGCTTAAGTAGACGAATCCCGCAGTGCTTACATACGGCTGTCAAACATTGAAGACCTTTCTGAATTCGTTACGTTTGTGTCAGGTTTGTTTCTAACAAAAAGTTGCATTTTcctaatatctaaattatttatGAAAATATTAACTTGAAGATTATCTNNNNNNNNNNNNNNNNNNNNNNNNNNNNNNNNNNNNNNNNNNNNNNNNNNNNNNNNNNNNNNNNNNNNNNNNNNNNNNNNNNNNNNNNNNNNNNNNNNNNNNNNNNNNNNNNNNNNNNNNNNNNNNNNNNNNNNNNNNNNNNNNNNNNNNNNNNNNNNNNNNNNNNNNNNNNNNNNNNNNNNNNNNNNNNNNNNNNNNNNNNNNNNNNNNNNNNNNNNNNNNNNNNNNNNNNNNNNNNNNNNNNNNNNNNNNNNNNNNNNNNNNNNNNNNNNNNNNNNNNNNNNNNNNNNNNNNNNNNNNNNNNNNNNNNNNNNNNNNNNNNNNNNNNNNNNNNNNNNNNNNNNNNNNNNNNNNNNNNNNNNNNNNNNNNNNNNNNNNNNNNNNNNNNNNNNNNNNNNNNNNNNNNNNNNNNNNNNNNNNNNNNNNNNNNNNNNNNNNNNNNNNNNNNNNNNNNNNNNNNNNNNNNNNNNNNNNNNNNNNNNNNNNNNNNNNNNNNNNNNNNNNNNNNNNNNNNNNNNNNNNNNNNNNNNNNNNNNNNNNNNNNNNNNNNNNNNNNNNNNNNNNNNNNNNNNNNNNNNNNNNNNNNNNNNNNNNNNNNNNNNNNNNNNNNNNNNNNNNNNNNNNNNNNNNNNNNNNNNNNNNNNNNNNNNNNNNNNNNNNNNNNNNNNNNNNNNNNNNNNNNNNNNNNNNNNNNNNNNNNNNNNNNNNNNNNNNNNNNNNNNNNNNNNNNNNNNNNNNNNNNNNNNNNNNNNNNNNNNNNNNNNNNNNNNNNNNNNNNNNNNNNNNNNNNNNNNNNNNNNNNNNNNNNNNNNNNNNNNNNNNNNNNNNNNNNNNNNNNNNNNNNNNNNNNNNNNNNNNNNNNNNNNNNNNNNNNNNNNNNNNNNNNNNNNNNNNNNNNNNNNNNNNNNNNNNNNNNNNNNNNNNNNNNNNNNNNNNNNNNNNNNNNNNNNNNNNNNNNNNNNNNNNNNNNNNNNNNNNNNNNNNNNNNNNNNNNNNNNNNNNNNNNNNNNNNNNNNNNNNNNNNNNNNNNNNNNNNNNNNNNNNNNNNNNNNNNNNNNNNNNNNNNNNNNNNNNNNNNNNNNNNNNNNNNNNNNNNNNNNNNNNNNNNNNNNNNNNNNNNNNNNNNNNNNNNNNNNNNNNNNNNNNNNNNNNNNNNNNNNNNNNNNNNNNNNNNNNNNNNNNNNNNNNNNNNNNNNNNNNNNNNNNNNNNNNNNNNNNNNNNNNNNNNNNNNNNNNNNNNNNNNNNNNNNNNNNNNNNNNNNNNNNNNNNNNNNNNNNNNNNNNNNNNNNNNNNNNNNNNNNNNNNNNNNNNNNNNNNNNNNNNNNNNNNNNNNNNNNNNNNNNNNNNNNNNNNNNNNNNNNNNNNNNNNNNNNNNNNNNNNNNNNNNNNNNNNNNNNNNNNNNNNNNNNNNNNNNNNNNNNNNNNNNNNNNNNNNNNNNNNNNNNNNNNNNNNNNNNNNNNNNNNNNNNNNNNNNNNNNNNNNNNNNNNNNNNNNNNNNNNNNNNNNNNNNNNNNNNNNNNNNNNNNNNNNNNNNNNNNNNNNNNNNNNNNNNNNNNNNNNNNNNNNNNNNNCCGCGATCCCACGGAGGGGGGCGTACATCAGCGCATGCTAAAAAAGATGTTGGACCCGAACGTACCTTacgtgtaaacaaacatgaatGCTAGCGGTACAACTTCTCTGCGGGTTCAAACTGCGATTGATTAAGCCAAAGATTTAACTAAAATTTGTGCACTGTAACAAAAATAGCGAGAACAGTTTGGGATCTGAATGAAACTGAACAATAGATTATACGATTTGATACATCGGCTTCTGATCGCGCGCGAAACAGCAGCTCCGAGGACGGccactacaaatgtacactcTCCCACGATGTGCGATCTTGATTGACAGATCGCGGTTGTTTGAAGATCGTGCCGCCCGCGCCGGACTGTCTGAAACTTTGCAGGacgcaaattcaatcatttttgacagccaACCAGCAAAGAGGAAAactgacagcaaaaataacTTGATACTTGTCTATAAATGAGGTTCTGTCGCCGGCGTTCGAAGAACCCCGAAACATGGCTCGCAGAAAATAAACGAAAGACTTGCAGTTCGAAATCTAATACCggtaagaccaaggaggttacttGGTAAGACGGAAAATTTGTGGCAACCAGGAACCGGGATAAATCTAAAAGAGGGAAGGGCCCATgcagaaataaatgttttgtccATCAGACGTGCCCGTCGAAACATTGAATGAGCCAACTGTctctttctgtcaaatttatgcATGGTCAACATATCCGATGCTTTATTTAGTACATTACTTGTGCTCGCGATTATGAGGGTAACGAATTTCTGTTTAGGCTCTGGAAACTACAACAAGGGCGTGTTTCCCGTCGGCGTGCGAGTTTTCGCGGGTGATTACAGGGGattgttgtaaacaaaacaaaacattatcgtgTTTGGCGATAAGTGGAAGACAAGAATTGATCCGGTAAAATCTCTTGTTATTAATCAATGTTTTGAGTAGAGTTACTACTATATGGTTCCTCAAGGCGGTTTTATTAAATCCTTAGAATTTTTGAGTCCATGGCAAACGtgtacaatcatcatcatctgtgtaCAATACATTTTACCGCCATGGTAAAGATCACCGTAATTACGATAAGTTGATTATTAATTAGACATCATTAGCTACTTTTGTAGGCTAGGAATTTAGGTTTTCGTCCGCCGGCTTTTTCCTGGAAACACTGCTGCTCGTACCGTCAAGGGCGCAACTCAGcatgaagacctacctgttcctgagggagctcttgggtcggaacatcGCCATCGGACGTTCCTGCTCATCGGACAGTCGACCAGGGCATATTCCAACCATACGCCATGGCATATAATCaaccttatgtgtttttgaaTCTATTTATTAAGTGTGTTTTGTCTGATATCAGTTCAAAAGTTCTGTTGAATTCACTAACactagttctagttctactttGTTTAACGGTAGCTAGGCTAGAAAAGTAGGATTCAGGTCACCATCCGCCGGCTTCCTTGGCACTTGTCGAGGTTGCAACTCAgccaagacctacctgttcctggcggaGCTCTCGGGACAGAACATCGCTGACGGGCAGTCGACCGACGAAACCATACTCCAGGGCATATATTCaaccttatgtgttttttaatctatttgttgtgttttgtctgCTGTTAGTTCAAAAGTTCTGTTGGATTAACTAACATTGGTTCTATTTCTAATATGGATAAAGGGATTCGGGTTTCCATCCGTTTAATAGCTTCCTTGGCACAATGATGATCGTTGAGAAATCTTACGTGTGTGCAACTTATGTACGCTTCATCATAACATATAACGTTTAAAACCTGGAAGGTAAGTTTATACCAGGTTTTCCATCATCATTCTGCTGCTATCCGATCGAAAATCATCTATTCCGAGTGTTGGAAATACGGTAAGTACATTGCTAAATACGCTAGAGTATGAAGAAACCCAATGTCTTAAGTCATCTCGAGTCGCTGTGGtaccacatacaaaatgtttcagtaTAAACCACAACTGAATCTGTCTAACAAAGAGAGAGACGGTTTGTGTGGAACATAACGATGTGGGTTTACGATACATGTcgttcaaaaatattcaaaatatattcatCGACACTAAATATCGCTATCAAGTagaataaaccaagaaaaaaaaatcaaacacggCGGAAAAACATGCACCGTGCTGATTGTTcttacaataaatgaatgaagacctttattgcacatttttgccacggCGGGCCCGGGCGGTACAGTACCGGTGGGCCCGTTCTTTGAGAATGCCGCCAAACCAAGGTCCTTGGTGaaactcaaagaagccgcgccccggccgcatgtgtcaatcaattgAGCGGCGCGGTGGGAGGGTCCGGGTCAGAcccatttttgctacaattctACCGGTATCTGAACATCTAATAAACATATTCACATGCACAAAACATCTATTGATTTTGATTACAACAATGCAGGCCTCATATTTTCACCCCAAACCCCAAAGATTGACAACATTTCCCACTTTCTAAACGCCACACAAAACTCTATCCTAAGCCGTGACGTCGTGATTACGACGTGTACACGCCGCCTGCGTGTgtcataccaaggacgttacatcgtTACATCGTTGATCACTATAGAATCTTTGGTTATAATTAATAGGAAGCGAGGACGAAGTAGCTCTAAAATAGCCCCACCATTCCAGGTGTGTATTTGTCGAACGTTAATGGTGCAAAGATATTCCCATCAAAATGCGTAGGTTTTCCGCGTGCGTGCGAGCGGATGTTCCCGATCGCTGATCACAAATTCGGCGGCAAAATCTTCGataaaaaacacaccaaaacctCTTCAAAGCGGATTATTTGACAGAgaactcctttttttttcagtgctgTGCCGTTAAATTCTTTATATACACTGATATAAACATAGCCAAACACGTAGTTCCTGCAAGCTCGGCCTCGCGAGGAGCCGCCAATACCTTCGTTTCCCGCCAACAGTTGTGCAAATCTGTGGTACTGTCCGTTTTTGGACCGTCACGCTATGGACAGCTACACCTAAACTAAAGTCTTTGAAATCCCGCCAAGCGTATCGTCGGGGTCAAAGTAGGCTTTTCGATGATCACACCTGTCTTTCAAGTGACCACTTCCATTAGGACAAGTACCATAGCGCAAGCGAAAGGCAGACAAAATAGTCAAAAGATATTTGATGATTTCAGAAGGCGTGGCGTTCTGACACCGTGATAAGGACATGTTTGCATACATAGTCTGCTCCAGTAAGTGTGTTTAGTCGTTCGGTTAAGCGGAAACGGCAACATAGGAAAGGACAAGAGGAAATCCATAacttacctgtttgtttgtttgtttgtttgtttcttatttAGTTCCACCAAGGTTTGTCGTGTACAACACGTAACATCTTGGTGCATGTGCAGTCGTAAAGCAAATCTGTAATactaaatgcagaaactttcgcgatggtttaatgttcgtggtggccgcttcacggcgagcttaaaaccaccgcgaacatttttccatagcagtaagagactatagtgcatggtgatactgcaaacttaaaaccaccgcgaaaagtatttttcccgctaccgcaaaattaaatccccgatAACTTAAATGCAGTAACACAAGattggaaaactttttttttctcacaagaTTGGAATATTTTTATTCAACTGCCCATGCGACATAGGATAATACCACAGAAGGTACTAATCAGCTGTATAGGTGGTTTTTGTTATGTTCGTTTCTTTAAGAGATCACACCTTAATGCACCTTAAGTTGTGCTCTCCGGATCCGTGAACTTaaacacatattttttttcttgcagcgTCTCTAAGAAAGCCATGGAAATGCATTTATTTGATTTACGTCTGTCGAGAAAGACCAAAAGAACAGTATCATTCATATCAGGGGTCATCATTGGATTTTGGATAGCGCTTTCAATGATGACCCATCTACGAGACAAATATGAGAGATGTCCTGTATCTTCTACATCAGAATGGACGTCCGGCGTGCCTGAACAAGGTTGGCAAGCAGGGTACGGTCCAACAAGTCTCGAAAATAATCAGAGTCACATCTACATTGGTGTCATAACAGCACGAAAGTATCTGGACTCGAGAGCAATGGCAGTCTATAAAACCTGGGGCAAACAAGTTCCCGGGAAAGTCGAATTCTTCTCCACCTACGACGCAAGCGGCTGGTCTCCAGCGGGTCTGCCGGTTGTCTCCAGTATCCCAGGAATCGACGACACCTACCCGCCTCAGAAGAAGTCCTTCCTGATGCTGAAGTACATGCATGACTTTTACATTGACAAGTATGACTGGTTCATCCGAGCAGATGATGATGTTTACATTCGCGTGGACAAGCTAGACAGATTCTTACGCTCGGTTAATTCAAGTAAACTTCTTTACGTCGGACAGCCGGGATTTGGAAAGGACGATGAGTTTGGTAAACTGGGATTGCGCGAGGAAGGTAACTACTGTATGCGCGGTCCTGGGATGATCATGAGCCGGGAGGTCCTGAGGCGGGTGGCCCCACACATATCCTGGTGCTTAAGAAACCTCTACTCCTCTCATGAAGACGTGGAGATAGGTCGATGCATCAAAACGTTTGCGGGTGTTGACTGCACGTGGGCGTATGACACCAGGGATGTATTTTTCAATGAttacaaaaattatcatatgGGTCGAATAGAAGAACTGGGGATCTCTATCATCAACCGTGCAATCACCTTGCATCCCAACAAAAGACCGGAG contains:
- the LOC118425723 gene encoding chondroitin sulfate synthase 1-like isoform X2 — its product is MTRFGIRMSRKTRQTVSFISGVVIGFWIMLTIMTHVPDKDMTSPVSSTSEWTPGVPKEGWQAGYGPTSLESNQKHIYIGVMTARKYLNSRVVAVYETWGKQVPGKVEFFSAYDPKHRTPRGIPVVTNIPGIDDTYPPQKKSFLMLKYMHDFYIDKYEWFIRADDDVYIRVDKLQKFLRSVNSSKPLYIGQSESSQKNERLSMSSSDSFCLGGPGVILSRETLRRIAPHISHCLKNMYSKHEDVEIGRCIKRFANVSCTRASDTERIFFNDLKCYKKGSVQHLYPGLVQHVITVHPNKGPKDQYKFYTYFSALRLEVLQQRMLELFRTIDKMTNEL
- the LOC118425723 gene encoding chondroitin sulfate synthase 1-like isoform X1 — its product is MTERRSGHNKLKPSLLDAVSRSSKTAEKMTRFGIRMSRKTRQTVSFISGVVIGFWIMLTIMTHVPDKDMTSPVSSTSEWTPGVPKEGWQAGYGPTSLESNQKHIYIGVMTARKYLNSRVVAVYETWGKQVPGKVEFFSAYDPKHRTPRGIPVVTNIPGIDDTYPPQKKSFLMLKYMHDFYIDKYEWFIRADDDVYIRVDKLQKFLRSVNSSKPLYIGQSESSQKNERLSMSSSDSFCLGGPGVILSRETLRRIAPHISHCLKNMYSKHEDVEIGRCIKRFANVSCTRASDTERIFFNDLKCYKKGSVQHLYPGLVQHVITVHPNKGPKDQYKFYTYFSALRLEVLQQRMLELFRTIDKMTNEL
- the LOC118426139 gene encoding chondroitin sulfate synthase 1-like; the encoded protein is MEMHLFDLRLSRKTKRTVSFISGVIIGFWIALSMMTHLRDKYERCPVSSTSEWTSGVPEQGWQAGYGPTSLENNQSHIYIGVITARKYLDSRAMAVYKTWGKQVPGKVEFFSTYDASGWSPAGLPVVSSIPGIDDTYPPQKKSFLMLKYMHDFYIDKYDWFIRADDDVYIRVDKLDRFLRSVNSSKLLYVGQPGFGKDDEFGKLGLREEGNYCMRGPGMIMSREVLRRVAPHISWCLRNLYSSHEDVEIGRCIKTFAGVDCTWAYDTRDVFFNDYKNYHMGRIEELGISIINRAITLHPNKRPEYQYKLHNKFQSLRLDDLNERVLALYRESNHISGLLQQPPTGLALTLGRQPSLTSYRPRHVHDVLVWEFFTRRKMYGYSSKSGQPARGVSRLMREAIDSAMQKVVEKINSGSARSRRTVKYNDLKYGYWRVSPLVGLQYVLQSFLTLREYHHGRRTLTVRKHVVVQQSFQSVQFTEDDSEQQSSFTGDNLNGERTSHDDTVHIIVPLTGRTASFERFMENYEKTESFLVDSRWT